A part of Gossypium hirsutum isolate 1008001.06 chromosome A07, Gossypium_hirsutum_v2.1, whole genome shotgun sequence genomic DNA contains:
- the LOC107934032 gene encoding protein RGF1 INDUCIBLE TRANSCRIPTION FACTOR 1: protein MLISSHLPRWLQVLLTEKFFNACVIHEEAKKNEKNVYCLDCCISICPHCLSPHSSHRLLQIRRYVYHDVIRLDDATKLMDCASVQSYIINSAKVIFINQRPQTRQFRGSGNFCTTCDRCLQHPYLFCSLSCKIDNLLRTEYGLSKFLYDCNYLPLPDVGLDDGLVTPEWVLEPSGSTKTSSGSDGYGEEAWCRALSCTATTEIVRKKRSSLTCPSVSGSLMNRRKKPPHRAPLY, encoded by the exons ATG TTGATTTCTTCTCATTTACCTCGTTGGCTTCAAGTTCTTCTGACTGAGAAATTCTTTAATGCTTGTGTAATTCATGAAGAGgccaagaaaaatgaaaagaacgTCTATTGCTTGGACTGTTGTATTAGTATCTGCCCTCACTGCTTGTCCCCTCACAGCTCTCACAGGCTCCTACAG ATAAGAAGGTATGTCTATCACGATGTTATAAGGTTGGATGATGCAACTAAGTTGATGGACTGTGCCTCTGTCCAA TCATACATAATAAACAGTGCAAAAGTGATATTTATAAACCAAAGGCCCCAGACAAGGCAGTTCAGAGGCTCCGGCAACTTCTGCACCACATGCGACAGATGCCTGCAACACCCGTATCTCTTTTGCTCTCTCTCCTGCAAG ATTGATAATCTATTAAGAACAGAATACGGGCTTTCCAAGTTCCTATATGATTGCAATTATTTGCCATTACCTGACGTGGGTTTGGATGATGGTTTGGTGACACCTGAGTGGGTCCTTGAGCCGTCTGGTTCGACCAAAACCTCTTCAGGGTCTGATGGATACGGTGAAGAAGCGTGGTGCAGGGCACTTTCTTGCACTGCTACCACAGAGATTGTGAGAAAAAAGAGGAGTAGCTTAACCTGCCCTTCAGTATCCGGGAGTTTGATGAACCGGAGAAAGAAACCTCCACACCGGGCTCCACTCTACTGA